The Flavobacteriaceae bacterium 3519-10 genome includes a window with the following:
- a CDS encoding LmbE family protein — translation MQKADILAIGAHPDDVELGCGGTLTKLIAEGKTVAIVDLTQGELGTRGTNFTRAEEAAKASEILGISARENLKMKDGFLVNSEENQMQIVKMIRKYQPEIVFSNAVEDRHPDHAKAHKLVSDACFLAGLVKIETTNNGENQIPWRPKQIFSYIQWKNITPDFVVDISGFMNTKIEACLAYKTQFYDPDSTEPMTPIATKDFLESLTYRAQDLGRLSGVEYAEGFTTEKLIAFKNFDGIIL, via the coding sequence ATGCAAAAAGCAGATATATTAGCCATTGGCGCCCATCCCGATGACGTGGAACTGGGATGTGGCGGAACCTTAACCAAACTCATCGCCGAAGGTAAGACGGTTGCCATCGTAGACCTCACGCAGGGCGAGCTCGGCACGCGCGGCACAAATTTCACACGGGCAGAAGAAGCTGCAAAAGCTTCCGAAATACTTGGAATTTCAGCCCGCGAGAACCTCAAAATGAAAGACGGTTTCCTTGTAAACTCCGAGGAGAACCAAATGCAGATTGTGAAAATGATCCGCAAATATCAGCCTGAGATTGTGTTTTCAAATGCAGTTGAAGACCGCCATCCCGACCATGCGAAAGCACATAAACTCGTTTCTGACGCCTGTTTTCTTGCGGGACTGGTTAAGATTGAAACTACGAACAATGGTGAAAACCAGATACCTTGGCGTCCGAAGCAAATTTTCAGCTACATTCAGTGGAAAAACATCACACCCGATTTTGTGGTGGATATTTCGGGTTTTATGAACACTAAGATTGAAGCGTGTCTTGCGTACAAAACGCAGTTTTACGATCCCGATTCCACTGAACCAATGACGCCGATCGCAACCAAAGATTTCCTCGAAAGCCTGACATACAGGGCGCAGGACCTTGGTCGACTGTCAGGCGTGGAGTATGCCGAAGGCTTCACGACTGAGAAATTAATCGCCTTCAAAAATTTCGACGGAATAATTTTGTAA
- a CDS encoding ATPase gives MRAKITFFCKRAGALAIVWACLTCIKFHFITFADHGAGEKQAQEHLFMNALKTLNPYFYKHRILLFWGFLFIIASNFFSIYKVQFVGRSVDEIANTTNLGFNRQVLIYVGIIVVSSILTGFFTFMMRQTIIVASRRIEYELKNKIYSHYQDLSLTDFKKTTTGDLMNRLSEDVVAVRMYLGPGVMYVVNLLILLIITSVYMLKTDVSMTIWSLVPLPILSFVIYKVSSIINQKSKIMQKSQSAISTFVQDSFSGIRVVKFFAKEKYIEKNYGTKVKDYQDKALDLAKTEAYFFTIILFVIGILNVIILLVGGQKYLNNELSVGKIADFFLYINILIWPFSMVGWVTSVNQRADASMARINEFLDMKTDIINTNHDIYPIEGNIEFRNVSYVYPNTGIKALDNLSFSIEAGKSLAIMGKTGSGKSTIALLLCRLIDPTEGEILVDGKNLKDHNLQNYRKYIGYIPQESFLFSDTIEHNIGFSIDNPTLEKVTEYAKKADVHKNIVEFKEQYKTLVGERGVMLSGGQKQRICIARALIKDPSILIFDDALSALDTETEENILQNIENEIQKSTSIIITHRESSAKRADKILNLTAIETDRAL, from the coding sequence ATGCGTGCAAAGATAACATTTTTTTGCAAACGCGCCGGTGCTTTGGCGATTGTATGGGCTTGTTTAACATGCATCAAATTTCATTTTATTACTTTTGCAGATCATGGCGCCGGCGAAAAACAAGCTCAAGAACACCTCTTTATGAATGCACTAAAAACACTGAACCCATATTTTTACAAACACCGGATTTTACTGTTTTGGGGATTTCTGTTCATCATTGCGAGCAATTTTTTCAGCATCTATAAAGTGCAGTTCGTGGGAAGGTCTGTTGATGAAATTGCCAACACCACCAATCTGGGATTCAATCGGCAAGTTCTTATCTATGTAGGGATCATCGTGGTTTCGTCTATCCTCACAGGGTTTTTCACCTTTATGATGCGCCAGACCATTATTGTGGCTTCGCGAAGAATTGAGTACGAACTGAAGAATAAAATCTACTCACACTATCAGGACCTTTCACTTACCGATTTTAAGAAAACAACCACCGGAGACCTTATGAACCGCCTCAGCGAGGACGTGGTTGCCGTTAGGATGTATCTTGGGCCGGGCGTGATGTACGTAGTGAATTTGCTTATTTTGCTGATCATCACGAGTGTTTACATGCTCAAAACCGATGTTTCGATGACGATTTGGTCGCTTGTACCGCTGCCCATTCTGTCTTTTGTAATCTATAAGGTAAGTTCGATTATCAACCAGAAATCGAAAATCATGCAGAAAAGCCAGTCGGCGATTTCCACATTTGTACAGGACAGTTTTTCAGGGATCCGTGTGGTGAAATTTTTTGCGAAGGAAAAATATATCGAAAAAAATTATGGCACCAAAGTAAAGGACTATCAGGACAAAGCGCTTGATCTGGCTAAAACCGAGGCATATTTTTTCACCATTATCTTATTTGTGATCGGCATCCTGAACGTCATCATCCTTTTGGTAGGCGGACAAAAATACCTTAACAATGAGCTGAGCGTGGGAAAGATTGCGGATTTCTTTCTGTACATCAATATCTTGATCTGGCCTTTTTCGATGGTTGGCTGGGTAACCTCTGTAAACCAGCGCGCGGACGCTTCGATGGCGAGAATAAATGAGTTTCTCGACATGAAGACCGACATCATCAACACAAATCACGATATTTATCCTATTGAAGGTAACATCGAGTTCAGGAATGTGTCTTACGTGTACCCGAACACCGGGATAAAAGCCCTCGACAATTTAAGCTTCTCGATTGAGGCAGGAAAATCTCTTGCGATAATGGGTAAAACCGGCAGTGGCAAATCCACGATTGCACTGCTTCTTTGCAGATTGATTGATCCGACTGAAGGTGAAATCCTCGTGGACGGCAAAAATCTTAAAGATCACAACCTCCAGAACTACCGCAAATACATTGGCTATATTCCGCAGGAAAGCTTTTTGTTTTCCGACACGATCGAACATAATATCGGCTTCTCAATTGATAACCCAACACTCGAAAAGGTTACCGAATATGCCAAAAAAGCTGATGTGCACAAGAATATTGTTGAATTTAAAGAACAATATAAGACGCTGGTTGGCGAGCGCGGAGTTATGCTTTCGGGTGGACAAAAACAGCGAATCTGCATTGCCAGAGCCTTGATTAAAGATCCTTCCATCCTTATTTTTGATGATGCGCTTTCTGCTTTAGACACCGAGACGGAAGAAAACATTCTTCAGAATATCGAAAATGAAATTCAAAAAAGTACGTCGATCATTATTACCCACCGCGAGAGCAGTGCGAAGCGTGCAGATAAAATACTGAATCTCACCGCAATAGAAACCGATCGAGCCTTGTAA
- a CDS encoding Transcription termination protein NusB: MLGRRQIREKVVGTVYSYYQNPLKSDVLEKNMFSQIEKIYHLYIYQLNFLVALKALAEKQIEIGKKKYIKTDDNTNPNQKFINNQVLLKLEENTERLSFTSKHQHLKWDLHDELLVKTFQRMTAGKRYQDFMKEEGYSFDADQKFIGKLFLRYIAENEDFHEHLEEKEISWSDDFHISNSMIQKTIGFLKEDEPSHTLIKMIKDEDDREFARRLLKDTLNHWEESEKKLVGRLENWDIERVSLVDKIILVTAITELDYFPLTPARVVINEYIEISKVFSTDRSNIFINGILDKYTKDFNRN; encoded by the coding sequence ATGTTAGGAAGAAGACAAATTCGTGAAAAAGTTGTAGGGACTGTATATTCATACTACCAAAACCCATTAAAATCTGATGTTTTAGAGAAAAATATGTTCTCACAGATCGAGAAAATTTACCATTTGTACATTTATCAGTTGAATTTTTTGGTCGCTTTAAAGGCACTTGCTGAAAAACAGATCGAAATTGGTAAGAAAAAGTACATCAAAACCGATGATAATACCAATCCTAATCAGAAATTCATCAACAATCAGGTGCTTTTAAAGCTGGAAGAAAATACCGAAAGGCTTTCTTTTACATCAAAACACCAGCATCTGAAGTGGGATTTACATGATGAACTTTTGGTGAAAACTTTCCAGCGAATGACGGCAGGCAAGCGGTATCAGGATTTTATGAAAGAGGAAGGCTATTCATTTGACGCTGACCAGAAATTCATCGGAAAATTATTTTTGAGATATATCGCTGAGAATGAAGATTTTCATGAGCATCTTGAAGAAAAGGAGATAAGCTGGTCAGACGATTTCCACATCTCTAATTCAATGATTCAGAAAACAATTGGTTTTTTAAAGGAAGACGAGCCCAGCCACACTTTGATAAAGATGATTAAAGATGAAGATGACCGTGAATTCGCAAGACGACTTCTTAAAGACACCCTTAATCATTGGGAAGAGTCTGAGAAAAAACTCGTAGGACGTCTCGAAAACTGGGATATTGAACGGGTTTCACTCGTCGACAAAATAATTTTGGTGACGGCAATTACGGAACTCGATTATTTCCCGCTGACGCCAGCACGTGTTGTGATTAACGAGTATATTGAGATTTCCAAAGTGTTTTCAACCGACCGTTCAAATATTTTCATCAACGGAATTTTAGATAAGTATACCAAAGATTTTAATAGAAATTAA
- a CDS encoding Preprotein translocase subunit YajC produces the protein MISIFLQAAAPESTMMPTMIMMGLMFVGFYFLMIRPQMKKAKQEKGFQAALKVGSRVVTTSGMHGRIAQIMEDGVVIETLSGKLKFEKAAISREFTQQRFPDSAPDDKK, from the coding sequence ATGATCAGTATATTTTTACAGGCGGCCGCACCAGAAAGTACGATGATGCCCACAATGATTATGATGGGACTGATGTTCGTCGGATTTTACTTTCTGATGATTCGCCCACAGATGAAAAAAGCAAAGCAGGAAAAAGGTTTTCAGGCAGCCCTGAAAGTTGGCAGCCGTGTAGTTACAACCTCCGGAATGCACGGCAGAATTGCACAGATTATGGAAGATGGAGTAGTAATCGAAACACTTTCGGGTAAACTGAAGTTCGAGAAAGCAGCTATTTCACGCGAGTTTACGCAACAACGTTTCCCGGACAGCGCACCAGATGACAAAAAATAA
- a CDS encoding Uncharacterized transporter PG_1411 encodes MFDWLQTLLLPVENPTVTQSIVVIMLAVGSGIFFGRLKLGKITFGVSAVMFTGLLLGHFGYRIDAGILDFIREFGLILFVYGIGLQVGPSFFSSFRNEGLKFNLLAVATVLFGGLITVVLFKVTGLNIEDLVGIMSGSVTNTPGLGAAKNTIEEMQATFPDRAFNDPTIGYAITYPLGVFGIIGTIILSKLILKIDLETEMRNFRMSKINRELPLVHKKMRVTNPVFFGKTLHQAISESGLEIVVSRLKHSGSAAVQSPTSDMYLRDRDVLMLVGLEKDLDEFIALAGRPSTDLFIESDSDIHNRNIFVTKSSAIHKKLSELDLYNNYDLKVTRVFRAGREILPRPSLELFYGDKLRVIGSKEAIAEVEKIIGNSEKKLLEPDFLSLFGGLLLGVILGSIPIAIPSLPVPIKLGFAAGPLIVALLISRFGGISFIHSYINNGAIYFMKDFGICLFFAAVGIHAGDGFYDNFIAYNGWNWLLFGSAITFIPLLFMVVIGRFMMKINYLQLAGIMSGSYTDPAALAFSTNYLDSDIPVQSYAQVYPLVTIFRIFVASLLILIFG; translated from the coding sequence ATGTTCGATTGGCTTCAGACACTTCTTTTACCCGTAGAAAACCCTACGGTTACACAATCTATCGTCGTGATCATGCTCGCCGTAGGTAGCGGGATATTTTTCGGCCGGCTTAAACTTGGCAAGATTACATTTGGTGTTTCGGCGGTGATGTTCACGGGTCTGCTGCTGGGACATTTCGGCTACCGTATTGACGCCGGTATCCTAGATTTCATCCGCGAATTCGGCTTAATACTTTTCGTGTACGGCATTGGGCTCCAGGTAGGTCCTTCATTCTTTTCGTCATTCCGGAATGAAGGTCTTAAATTTAATCTGCTGGCTGTAGCCACGGTACTTTTCGGTGGTTTGATTACGGTTGTGCTGTTTAAAGTTACAGGTTTAAACATCGAAGATCTGGTCGGAATCATGAGTGGTTCGGTGACCAACACGCCTGGACTTGGAGCCGCGAAAAATACCATCGAAGAAATGCAGGCTACCTTCCCCGACCGTGCATTCAACGATCCCACAATAGGTTATGCCATCACCTATCCATTGGGCGTTTTCGGTATTATCGGCACTATTATTCTGTCTAAACTCATCTTAAAAATTGATCTGGAAACAGAAATGCGCAATTTCCGCATGTCTAAAATTAACCGCGAACTGCCGCTGGTGCACAAAAAAATGCGCGTGACCAACCCTGTTTTTTTTGGCAAAACACTTCATCAGGCCATTAGCGAATCAGGACTGGAAATAGTGGTTTCACGGCTTAAGCACAGTGGCAGCGCGGCAGTACAGTCGCCCACATCTGATATGTATTTGCGCGACCGCGACGTCCTGATGCTCGTAGGTTTGGAAAAGGACCTTGATGAATTCATCGCGCTTGCCGGCCGTCCTTCGACGGATCTGTTTATTGAATCTGATTCAGACATTCACAACCGGAACATCTTTGTAACGAAATCTTCGGCTATTCACAAAAAACTCTCAGAGTTGGATCTTTACAACAACTACGATCTGAAGGTGACGAGGGTGTTCCGCGCAGGACGTGAAATACTACCGAGACCTTCCCTCGAACTCTTCTACGGCGATAAACTTCGTGTAATCGGCTCCAAAGAAGCGATTGCCGAAGTGGAGAAAATCATCGGAAATTCAGAGAAAAAACTGCTTGAGCCCGATTTTCTTTCGCTATTTGGCGGTTTGCTGCTCGGCGTCATTTTAGGTTCCATTCCTATCGCCATCCCCAGTCTGCCGGTACCGATAAAACTTGGATTCGCCGCGGGCCCGCTAATCGTAGCATTGCTTATATCGAGGTTTGGCGGAATTTCCTTTATCCATTCCTACATCAACAACGGTGCGATTTATTTTATGAAAGACTTCGGCATTTGCCTGTTCTTTGCCGCAGTGGGGATTCACGCCGGAGACGGTTTCTATGATAATTTTATTGCCTACAATGGCTGGAACTGGCTGTTGTTCGGCTCTGCAATTACATTCATCCCACTTTTATTCATGGTGGTGATTGGCCGGTTTATGATGAAGATCAATTATCTGCAACTGGCGGGAATTATGAGTGGAAGCTATACTGATCCGGCGGCGTTGGCGTTCAGTACCAACTACTTAGATTCTGACATTCCGGTACAAAGTTATGCGCAGGTGTATCCGTTGGTTACTATTTTCAGGATTTTTGTAGCGAGTTTACTCATTCTCATATTCGGTTGA
- a CDS encoding glycosyl transferase — protein sequence MKIGILCYPTYGGSGIVATELGMALAKKGYEVHFISSNLPARLDITNPNIFFHKVNVQTYPLFQYQPYDIALSSMIYRVVNLYKLDLLHAHYAIPYAYAAFTAKQMLKEEGKDVPLVTTLHGTDITLVGQHPSYRHAVEFSINQSDTITSVSESLKKDTLKLFHIKKEIQVITNFIDNSEFNQATDCTRRQFATDDEKILIHVSNLRPVKRIGEVLEIFKNVNRTIKSKLIIIGEGPDMEKISQFLEENPTLISEIRLLGKVNDLYKILQLSDVFLLPSEQESFGLAALEAMAAHTPVISSNAGGIPEVNIQGVTGFLAEIGNVEAMSNYTIKLLSDEQLLVEMKENAKEQAIKFDLVNILPVYETMYKKTLEDFEA from the coding sequence ATGAAAATCGGAATCCTATGCTATCCAACCTACGGTGGAAGCGGCATTGTAGCTACAGAACTCGGTATGGCACTCGCCAAGAAGGGTTACGAGGTGCATTTTATAAGCTCTAATCTGCCCGCGCGGCTCGACATAACGAATCCTAACATCTTTTTTCATAAAGTGAATGTTCAGACCTATCCTCTGTTTCAGTATCAGCCTTACGACATCGCGTTATCTTCAATGATTTACCGTGTTGTAAACCTTTATAAGCTGGATCTGCTGCATGCGCATTATGCAATTCCATACGCCTACGCCGCCTTCACGGCCAAACAGATGCTGAAAGAAGAAGGCAAAGATGTGCCGCTGGTGACGACGCTTCACGGGACCGACATCACACTTGTCGGCCAGCATCCAAGTTACCGACATGCAGTGGAATTCTCTATAAATCAGTCTGATACGATTACTTCTGTTTCTGAAAGTTTAAAAAAAGATACCCTTAAACTTTTTCATATCAAGAAAGAAATCCAGGTCATCACCAATTTTATTGATAATTCTGAATTTAACCAGGCAACAGACTGTACGCGCAGACAGTTTGCAACCGATGATGAAAAAATCCTTATTCATGTTTCGAACCTGAGACCCGTAAAACGCATTGGCGAAGTTTTAGAAATTTTTAAAAACGTAAACCGCACCATAAAATCCAAACTGATCATTATCGGTGAAGGGCCGGATATGGAAAAGATCAGTCAGTTTCTTGAAGAAAACCCAACGCTGATCAGCGAAATCCGACTATTGGGAAAGGTGAACGACCTGTACAAGATCCTGCAGTTATCTGATGTGTTTCTGCTTCCCTCGGAACAGGAAAGTTTCGGTTTGGCCGCACTTGAAGCTATGGCAGCACACACACCGGTGATCAGTTCGAACGCGGGCGGAATTCCGGAAGTTAATATTCAGGGCGTGACAGGCTTTTTGGCAGAAATCGGGAACGTAGAAGCCATGAGCAATTACACGATAAAATTACTCAGCGACGAACAACTGTTGGTTGAAATGAAAGAGAATGCTAAGGAACAGGCGATTAAGTTCGATCTTGTAAATATACTTCCGGTTTACGAAACGATGTACAAAAAAACTTTAGAGGATTTCGAAGCGTAA
- a CDS encoding glycoside hydrolase, translated as MFIVALYTNKGEDFIDNVRKTVVKEQIGGLILMQDDAAREINLVNEFQQKSKVPMMIGMDAEWGVYQRIAAAYKFPWAMTLGAIQDKNLITEMAAKIAEDCQRMGVNWDFAPVVDVNTNPQNPIIGNRSFGSEVSNVVGSAMAYSNGLQQNNVLAAIKHFPGHGDTDTDSHLDLPVVSHPLKRLEAVELAPFKALMDKGIGGVMVAHLYIPALEKEKGVPASISKNIITGLLKEKYGYKGLIITDALNMGAVAKRYKPGELDALAFKAGNDIMLFSEGVEEGKRLIQLAIDKGEISQNRVEESVKKILLTKYFLGLEKYKPRNPENVNYDLNNESHQKLVQNLYANALTLLKNDKKLLPLSCDETYYYVPLEEAPYQDFADHLNLNASVVVKKASEISTIPANSKVIVGFHKDNSTAYKPYKISDESKKTLSELSKKHQVILNVFASAYALKDIDISKIPAVLVAYENNGDSMKATAKALTGSTEISGRLPVLVHENLKPGMGINLKATSATEIKKGNKTLIE; from the coding sequence TTGTTCATTGTAGCGCTTTACACCAATAAAGGCGAAGATTTCATTGATAATGTCCGTAAAACAGTGGTAAAAGAACAGATTGGCGGATTAATTCTGATGCAGGATGATGCTGCTCGCGAAATTAATCTGGTTAACGAGTTTCAGCAGAAATCGAAAGTACCGATGATGATCGGGATGGATGCCGAATGGGGCGTTTACCAGCGTATTGCTGCAGCGTACAAATTTCCGTGGGCGATGACATTAGGTGCCATTCAGGATAAAAACCTGATTACAGAAATGGCAGCAAAAATTGCTGAAGACTGCCAACGAATGGGTGTCAACTGGGATTTCGCGCCGGTGGTGGATGTGAATACCAATCCTCAAAACCCGATTATCGGCAACCGGAGCTTCGGCTCCGAAGTGAGCAATGTGGTAGGTTCTGCGATGGCATATTCCAATGGCTTACAGCAAAATAACGTCCTCGCGGCCATCAAACATTTCCCGGGCCATGGAGACACCGACACAGATTCGCATCTCGACTTGCCTGTGGTTTCGCACCCGCTTAAAAGACTCGAAGCCGTAGAACTCGCACCTTTCAAAGCGCTGATGGACAAAGGTATTGGTGGCGTAATGGTGGCGCATCTCTATATTCCAGCGCTTGAAAAAGAAAAAGGAGTGCCCGCGTCGATCTCAAAAAACATCATTACCGGACTTTTAAAAGAAAAATACGGTTACAAAGGCCTGATCATCACTGACGCATTAAATATGGGCGCAGTTGCCAAACGGTATAAACCAGGCGAACTGGATGCGTTGGCTTTCAAAGCCGGAAATGACATCATGCTCTTTTCCGAGGGTGTGGAAGAAGGAAAACGGCTGATTCAGCTCGCTATTGACAAAGGAGAAATCAGCCAGAACAGGGTTGAAGAAAGTGTAAAAAAAATACTGCTGACTAAATATTTTCTCGGACTCGAAAAATATAAACCCCGAAACCCCGAAAACGTTAATTACGATCTGAATAATGAAAGTCATCAGAAACTGGTTCAAAACCTTTACGCTAATGCGCTGACATTATTAAAAAACGACAAAAAACTTCTGCCGCTGAGCTGCGATGAAACCTATTATTATGTGCCGCTGGAGGAAGCACCCTATCAGGATTTTGCTGACCATCTGAATCTAAACGCATCGGTTGTCGTGAAAAAAGCTTCAGAGATATCCACTATTCCTGCAAACTCGAAAGTGATTGTCGGGTTTCACAAAGATAATTCCACTGCCTACAAACCGTATAAAATCTCGGATGAAAGTAAAAAAACGCTCTCAGAATTAAGTAAGAAGCATCAGGTAATTCTGAATGTTTTCGCATCAGCGTATGCCTTAAAGGATATCGATATCTCAAAAATTCCAGCTGTTCTGGTCGCGTACGAAAATAACGGTGATTCAATGAAAGCTACCGCTAAAGCGCTAACAGGTTCAACCGAAATCTCCGGCCGCTTACCGGTTCTTGTACATGAAAATCTTAAACCGGGAATGGGAATCAACCTCAAAGCCACATCGGCGACAGAAATTAAAAAAGGGAATAAAACTCTGATTGAGTAA
- a CDS encoding Purine nucleoside phosphorylase, protein MSVHIAAKKGEIAKTVLQPGDPLRAKYIAENFLENIRLVSQTRNIFYYTGLYKGKEISVGASGMGVPSIGIYSYELYTEYDVETIIRIGTCGAYTPELKIFDVLNVENAASESTYAKFAWEIEEEILSSQGNTFAVINDTARNLSRELKTTNIHTSDIFYRKNPGTPLIAEKYNCTAVEMEAFALFANAQYLGKNAATLLTVSDIIPTGEFISADQRETALTPMIELALETAINL, encoded by the coding sequence ATGAGTGTTCACATCGCTGCCAAAAAAGGCGAAATAGCAAAAACAGTTTTACAGCCGGGCGATCCGCTGCGCGCAAAATACATTGCCGAGAACTTCCTCGAAAACATACGGCTTGTAAGTCAGACGAGGAATATCTTTTATTACACCGGCCTTTATAAAGGTAAGGAAATTTCGGTTGGAGCAAGTGGAATGGGCGTGCCCAGCATCGGCATCTATTCTTACGAGCTTTACACAGAGTATGATGTAGAAACCATAATCCGGATCGGTACCTGCGGCGCCTACACGCCTGAACTTAAAATCTTCGACGTGCTGAATGTTGAAAACGCTGCCAGCGAATCAACATATGCCAAATTTGCATGGGAAATCGAGGAGGAGATACTTTCGAGTCAGGGAAATACGTTTGCCGTAATTAATGACACTGCGCGTAACCTTTCGAGAGAACTCAAGACTACAAATATCCATACGAGTGATATTTTTTACCGCAAAAATCCAGGTACTCCTTTAATTGCTGAGAAATATAACTGTACAGCGGTTGAAATGGAAGCTTTTGCACTGTTCGCAAATGCACAATATCTTGGTAAAAATGCTGCAACGCTTCTTACCGTTTCAGACATTATCCCTACAGGCGAATTTATTTCAGCCGATCAAAGGGAAACAGCGCTCACCCCGATGATTGAGCTCGCTTTAGAAACAGCGATAAATCTTTAA
- a CDS encoding GTP cyclohydrolase II has translation MLKIQAEANVPTEFGSFRIIALSETDNNWMPHLAIVAENTDFCQPVNVRFHSECITGEVFHSKKCECGQQLDAAMKYMHENGGIIIYLRQEGRNIGIINKLKAYSLQEKGFDTVEANLELGLPADDRNFAVAVEILNILEVKDVNLLTNNPEKIKVVENSNIHLNSRIPLQISSTTDSASYLKVKKDFFGHFLDDENDIKDITL, from the coding sequence ATGCTTAAAATCCAGGCGGAAGCCAATGTCCCTACCGAATTTGGTTCGTTCCGGATAATTGCGCTTTCAGAAACCGATAACAACTGGATGCCCCACCTGGCAATAGTTGCAGAAAATACCGACTTTTGCCAACCCGTTAACGTACGTTTTCATTCGGAATGTATCACTGGTGAAGTGTTCCATTCAAAAAAATGCGAGTGCGGCCAGCAGCTTGACGCAGCCATGAAATACATGCACGAAAACGGCGGCATTATCATCTACCTCCGTCAGGAAGGCAGAAACATCGGTATCATCAACAAATTAAAAGCATACTCTTTGCAGGAGAAAGGTTTCGACACTGTAGAAGCGAACCTAGAGCTTGGTCTGCCGGCAGATGACCGCAACTTTGCTGTCGCGGTTGAAATCCTGAATATTCTGGAGGTAAAAGATGTAAATCTTCTCACGAATAACCCTGAAAAGATTAAAGTGGTGGAAAACAGCAATATCCATCTTAATAGCCGGATACCATTACAAATCTCATCTACAACCGACAGCGCGAGCTATCTGAAGGTGAAGAAAGATTTTTTCGGACATTTTCTCGACGACGAAAACGACATAAAAGACATAACGCTTTGA